The DNA region TTACGGTCTGCATATTCACCGGGCCAGTAACCCGCGCCTTTTCGGGGCGGGATAAGCGCGCTGATTTTCTTACGCCGCAGTTCATCGTGACAGAGCCGGGTGTCGTAAGCGCCGTCTGCCGATGCTGCCCTGATTTTTCTGTGAGTCTGCCGGATAAGACCCGGGAAGGCTTCTGAGTCCGTCACATTGTTCAGCGACAGGTCTGCACAGATGATTTCATGTGTGTTGCTGTCAACTGCCAGATGCAACTTTCGCCAGATACGGCGGCGTTCCTGGCCATGTTTTTTGACTTTCCATTCGCCTTCACCAAAGACCTTCAGCCCGGTGGAATCAATCACCAGATGCGCGATTTCACCCCGGGTGGGCGTTTTGAAACTGACATTAACCGACTTTGCGCGCTTGCTGACACTGGTGTAATCCGGGCAGCGCAACGGAACATTCATCAGTGTAAAAATGGAATCAATAAAACCCTGTGCAGCCCGCAGGGTCAACCTGAACACGCGTTTAATGACCAGAACGGTGGTGATGGCGAGATCAGAATAGCGCTGAGGTCTTCCCCGTGATGAAGGCGTTGCCGACTCATACCAGGCCTGAATAGCTTCATCATCCAGCCAGAAAGTTATGGAGCCACGGTTGATGAGGGCTTTATTGTAGGTGGGCCAGTTGGTGATTTTGAACTTTTGCTTTGCCACGGAACGGTCTGCGTTGTCGGGAAGATGCGTGATCTGATCCTTCAACTCAGCAAAAGTTCGATTTATTCAACAAAGCCTACTTAAACTGACACTTCTTTGAAAATCTTTGTGTCTGACCCGCGCTGAAATTAACGCAAAAATGTGCAGGGAGCAAATTAAGAATTTTCCTTAAATAACAGGCATTTTATATGTTTCATCTGAAAGGTCATTTTAAGAGTTTTGTCCAGAAACCCCATATTTTTTCTTAATTGTAACACCCCATTAACATTGTGGGTGTAGTGAGCTATACCGCATTTTGTTATGCTGCCAACAACTTAAAGAAATAAGTAAATTCTTAATTGAAATAAGACGCGGGCGGATCTCATCTCCAATGGAAATGGGTATGGGGAGTATTACCTGAAATTCAGAAAGGATGCTAAATAAGATATTTGTCTAATTATCTATACCTCTTTTTGGGTAATTCCTTCAGTGTCACTCAGAGTCAGGGAGATAACATGACGATATTACGCAAACCTAAGTTACGGCGATTTACGGCAGCACTGGCATTCATTTCATTAGCCATAAATATGGCGTACGCCAATAGTCAGCAGGTGGGTATTGCCCCGGTGGCAACAACAACCTTAAAAGAAAGTATTCTTTTTGCTATCGATCGCGATCCGTCAATTAGCCAGCAGGCCGCGCAGCTGGGTATTGGCCAGGCGCAAATAGACGAAGCGCGCAGCGGCTGGATGCCGCAAATATCATTGAACGGGAGCACGGGGCATAGCCAGACCACCGATTCCAGCGGGTCGCTGAAGAATTCAGCCGCCTGGGGGGTGAGCCTGACGCAG from Enterobacter chengduensis includes:
- a CDS encoding IS5-like element IS903B family transposase is translated as MKDQITHLPDNADRSVAKQKFKITNWPTYNKALINRGSITFWLDDEAIQAWYESATPSSRGRPQRYSDLAITTVLVIKRVFRLTLRAAQGFIDSIFTLMNVPLRCPDYTSVSKRAKSVNVSFKTPTRGEIAHLVIDSTGLKVFGEGEWKVKKHGQERRRIWRKLHLAVDSNTHEIICADLSLNNVTDSEAFPGLIRQTHRKIRAASADGAYDTRLCHDELRRKKISALIPPRKGAGYWPGEYADRNRAVANQRLTGSNARWKWTTDYNRRSIAETAMYRVKQLFGGSLTLRDYDGQVAEAMALVRALNKMTKAGMPESVRIA